The Ciconia boyciana chromosome 2, ASM3463844v1, whole genome shotgun sequence genome has a segment encoding these proteins:
- the MSC gene encoding musculin encodes MSAGSGSEAEELPEMDLRALQLDYAPPPAKRQPRGELYPSGDNSSAAEEEEEEEEEEEEDGEGSCAAGPAGSGCKRKRARGGGPGGKKAASGPRGPPPEGKQSQRNAANARERARMRVLSKAFSRLKTSLPWVPPDTKLSKLDTLRLASSYIAHLRQLLQEDRYENGYVHPVNLTWPFVVSGRPDSDTKEVSTASRLCGTTA; translated from the exons ATGTCCGCGGGCTCCGGGAGCGAGGCGGAGGAGCTGCCCGAGATGGACCTGCGGGCGCTGCAGCTGGACTacgcgccgccgccggccaAGCGCCAGCCCCGCGGCGAGCTCTACCCCTCGGGGGACAACTCCtcggcggcggaggaggaggaggaggaggaggaagaggaggaggaggacggcgAGGGCAGctgcgcggcggggccggcgggcagcggctgCAAGAGGAAGCGGGCGCgaggcggcggccccgggggcaAGAAGGCGGCGtcggggccgcgggggccgccgcccgAGGGGAAGCAGTCCCAGCGCAACGCGGCCAACGCGCGGGAGCGGGCGCGGATGCGGGTGCTGAGCAAGGCGTTCTCCCGGCTGAAGACGAGCCTGCCCTGGGTGCCGCCCGACACCAAGCTCTCCAAGCTGGACACGCTGCGCCTGGCGTCCAGCTACATCGCCCACCTccggcagctcctgcaggaggaCCGCTACGAGAACGGCTACGTCCACCCCGTCAACCTG aCTTGGCCATTTGTGGTTTCAGGAAGACCTGACTCTGACACCAAAGAAGTTTCTACTGCCAGCAGATTATGTGGAACTACCGCATAG